From one [Ruminococcus] lactaris ATCC 29176 genomic stretch:
- a CDS encoding ABC transporter ATP-binding protein — protein sequence MTVLEVEDIKKIYRPRFGGNQVQALSKVTFSVEEGEYVSIMGESGSGKTTLLNIMAALDRPTQGEVYLDGRPLSAIKEKDISKFRRENLGFVFQDFSLLDTFNLKDNILLPLVLKGVPYREMSQKLMPIAEELGIAGLLEKYPYEVSGGQKQRAAAARALITEPRLLLADEPTGALDSKSTDEMLGIFSRINQKGQTIVMVTHSVKAASRAGRVLFIKDGEVFHQVYRGELSDEQFYQKISATLTMLATGGERR from the coding sequence ATGACTGTATTGGAAGTAGAAGACATCAAAAAAATATACAGGCCGAGGTTTGGCGGCAATCAGGTGCAGGCACTTTCCAAAGTGACATTTTCTGTTGAAGAGGGAGAGTATGTATCGATCATGGGGGAGAGCGGTTCAGGAAAGACAACACTTTTAAATATCATGGCGGCACTGGACCGTCCGACACAGGGAGAGGTTTATCTGGATGGAAGACCGTTATCTGCCATTAAAGAAAAGGATATTTCAAAATTCCGAAGAGAAAATCTTGGATTTGTATTTCAGGACTTTAGTCTGCTGGATACATTTAACCTCAAAGATAATATCCTGCTTCCGTTGGTGCTGAAAGGCGTACCGTACCGGGAAATGAGTCAGAAACTGATGCCGATTGCAGAAGAACTGGGAATTGCCGGTCTTCTGGAAAAATATCCCTATGAAGTATCCGGCGGACAGAAGCAGCGTGCAGCCGCAGCAAGGGCATTGATTACAGAGCCTCGTCTGCTCCTTGCAGATGAACCGACCGGAGCATTGGATTCCAAGTCCACGGACGAAATGCTTGGTATTTTTTCAAGGATCAATCAAAAAGGGCAGACCATCGTTATGGTAACACATTCTGTAAAAGCAGCGAGTCGTGCAGGAAGGGTACTATTCATCAAAGACGGGGAAGTGTTCCATCAGGTATATCGTGGTGAGCTGAGTGATGAGCAGTTTTATCAGAAAATCTCAGCTACATTGACCATGCTTGCGACAGGTGGTGAAAGACGATGA
- a CDS encoding sensor histidine kinase codes for MKLVLQYFYKKRQVIGWSILCGLIYLLIFSLSGIDLKAAVYPALLCLVFGIVFLLVGFFRLIERHRRLEFLEKDKGPYGESLPKAADLCEADYQKLLKKEEQEWRDRQKVWDDTMSDMEDYYAAWVHQIKAPIAVMQVLLQQEDTEQSRELKAELFRVEQYAEMALSYVRLNDRGGGFDLVAAEYALDPVIRKAIRKYAGQFIRKKIQVVYQGTDEVVLTDEKWLSFIVEQILSNAVKYTQQGSVTIRVEGDRQLVIEDTGIGIAAEDIPRIFEKGYTGENGRLGKKSTGIGLYLSQMAAKKLGHTISVESIPGEGSSFKIDLSSYALQVE; via the coding sequence ATGAAGCTGGTATTGCAGTATTTTTATAAAAAAAGACAGGTGATCGGATGGAGTATCCTGTGCGGACTGATTTATCTGCTTATCTTTTCGTTGAGCGGGATTGATTTAAAGGCAGCAGTATATCCGGCACTTTTATGTCTGGTTTTTGGAATTGTCTTTTTGCTGGTCGGATTTTTCCGATTGATAGAAAGGCACAGGAGACTGGAGTTTTTGGAAAAGGACAAGGGACCTTATGGAGAAAGTCTTCCAAAAGCAGCGGATCTGTGCGAAGCGGATTATCAGAAGCTTCTGAAAAAGGAAGAGCAGGAATGGAGAGACAGGCAGAAAGTATGGGATGATACCATGAGCGACATGGAGGACTATTATGCCGCCTGGGTGCATCAGATCAAAGCTCCGATCGCAGTCATGCAGGTACTTTTACAGCAGGAGGATACAGAGCAGAGCCGGGAATTAAAAGCGGAGCTGTTCCGTGTGGAACAGTATGCAGAGATGGCACTGAGTTATGTACGGCTTAATGATAGAGGCGGAGGATTTGACCTGGTTGCAGCAGAGTATGCACTGGATCCTGTTATCAGAAAAGCAATCCGTAAGTATGCAGGTCAGTTCATACGGAAAAAGATCCAGGTGGTCTATCAGGGAACAGATGAGGTTGTTCTGACGGATGAGAAATGGCTGTCTTTTATAGTGGAGCAGATTTTGTCTAATGCAGTGAAGTATACGCAGCAGGGATCGGTAACGATCCGGGTAGAGGGAGACCGACAGCTTGTAATCGAGGATACGGGGATCGGGATCGCAGCGGAGGATATCCCAAGAATATTTGAAAAAGGTTATACCGGAGAAAATGGAAGGCTTGGAAAAAAATCTACCGGGATCGGTCTGTATTTGAGTCAGATGGCTGCGAAAAAGTTAGGGCATACGATCTCGGTAGAATCCATTCCGGGAGAGGGAAGTTCCTTCAAAATCGACCTGAGTTCTTATGCTCTCCAGGTGGAGTAA
- a CDS encoding response regulator transcription factor produces the protein MYKIMIIEDDLVMAEAIAKEMNAWGNEAVYVKNFQNVLSFFAAQAPHLVLMDITLPFYNGYHWCSEIRKVSNVPVIFISSAADNMNIIMAMNMGGDDFIAKPFDLNVLTAKVQAVLRRTYDLSGKVPMLEHRGAILNLYDTTLTYEGEKVNLTKNEFKILQILMENKGRLVSRDTLMTKLWETDDYIEENTLTVNIARLRKKLEKAGLDEFITTKVGGGYLIEVER, from the coding sequence ATGTATAAGATCATGATCATAGAAGATGACCTTGTCATGGCAGAGGCCATCGCAAAAGAGATGAATGCGTGGGGGAATGAAGCGGTTTATGTAAAGAATTTTCAGAATGTTCTTTCCTTTTTTGCCGCTCAGGCACCGCATCTGGTCCTCATGGATATCACGCTTCCTTTCTATAATGGATACCACTGGTGCAGCGAGATACGGAAAGTGTCGAATGTACCGGTGATTTTTATTTCTTCCGCAGCAGATAATATGAATATTATCATGGCAATGAATATGGGAGGCGATGATTTTATAGCGAAGCCGTTTGATCTGAATGTGCTGACAGCAAAGGTACAGGCAGTACTCAGGAGGACTTATGATCTGTCGGGGAAAGTTCCCATGCTGGAGCATCGGGGAGCCATCCTGAATCTTTATGATACAACGCTGACTTATGAGGGAGAAAAAGTGAATCTTACCAAAAATGAGTTTAAAATCCTGCAGATCCTGATGGAGAATAAAGGCCGGCTGGTGAGCCGGGATACGCTGATGACGAAGCTGTGGGAGACCGATGATTATATCGAGGAAAATACTCTGACAGTAAATATTGCCAGGCTGAGAAAAAAGCTGGAAAAAGCAGGACTGGATGAGTTTATTACGACGAAAGTCGGTGGCGGTTATCTGATCGAGGTGGAACGATGA